The proteins below come from a single Edaphobacter acidisoli genomic window:
- a CDS encoding alpha-L-arabinofuranosidase C-terminal domain-containing protein, with product MRLHRYAALLLAAIPASLIGQTATLTIDTATPKAKVSPTLYGLMTEEINYSYDGGLYGELLSNRTFHPSWSGVDNWTLIQNGDAHATIAGDKTTGPSSALPHSLKLTVTSADAHASAGFLNGGYWGIPLHPDTTYHGSFYAKADTDLGPITIRLVSNNTGTVEASTTVAALTSDWKQYTYTLKTAALTPSSTNHIEFTVQKPGTAWFSLVSLFPPTYKNTPNGNRIDLMQKLAAMHPAFLRLPGGNYLEGDTIDQRFQWKNTIGPLVDRPTHMSPWNYRSTDGMGLLEFLEWCQDLHMQPVLAVYAGYSLKQQHVNPGPDLEPYVQDALDEIQYVTGSTSTKWGAERAKDGHPAPFPLTYVEIGNEDEFDHSHTYDGRYTQFYKAIKQQYPQLQLIATAPVTSVRPDVIDDHFYRSAQQFFEDVHHYDTTDRSGPKTFVGEWATREGGPTTNLGAALGDAAWMTGMERNSDQVIMASYAPLFVNVNPGGMQWSGDLIGYDALSSYGSPSYYAQEMFSTNLGDEILNAKLDTTNPRIFESATLDSHNHHLYLKLVNASTTPQTVKITLDGAAHVHATAKVTTLTGKTTEETNSITDPTRIVPQTSNITNAAKTFTHTVPRYAIQILDLTVE from the coding sequence ATGCGCCTTCACCGCTACGCAGCCTTGCTCCTCGCAGCCATTCCCGCCTCCCTCATCGGCCAGACCGCAACCCTCACCATCGACACCGCCACCCCCAAAGCCAAAGTCAGCCCCACCCTCTACGGCCTCATGACCGAAGAGATCAACTACTCCTACGACGGCGGACTCTACGGCGAGCTCCTCAGCAACCGCACCTTCCATCCCTCATGGAGCGGCGTCGACAACTGGACCCTCATCCAGAACGGCGACGCCCACGCCACCATCGCAGGCGACAAGACCACCGGCCCCAGCTCCGCCCTGCCTCACAGCCTCAAGCTCACCGTCACCTCAGCCGACGCCCACGCCTCCGCAGGCTTCCTCAATGGCGGCTACTGGGGCATCCCGCTCCACCCCGACACCACCTACCACGGCTCCTTCTACGCCAAAGCCGACACCGACCTCGGCCCCATCACCATCCGCCTCGTCAGCAACAACACTGGCACCGTCGAAGCCAGCACAACCGTCGCCGCGCTCACCTCCGACTGGAAGCAATACACCTACACGTTGAAGACCGCCGCACTCACCCCATCCTCCACCAACCACATCGAGTTCACCGTCCAAAAGCCCGGCACCGCGTGGTTCTCGCTCGTCTCGCTCTTCCCGCCGACCTACAAAAACACGCCCAACGGCAACCGCATCGACCTCATGCAGAAGCTCGCCGCCATGCACCCCGCCTTCCTGCGCCTGCCCGGCGGCAACTACCTCGAAGGCGACACCATCGACCAGCGCTTCCAGTGGAAGAACACCATCGGCCCGCTCGTCGACCGCCCCACCCACATGAGCCCCTGGAACTACCGCTCCACCGACGGCATGGGCCTGCTCGAATTTCTCGAATGGTGCCAGGACCTGCACATGCAGCCCGTCCTCGCCGTCTACGCCGGATACTCACTCAAACAGCAGCACGTCAACCCAGGCCCCGACCTCGAACCCTACGTGCAGGACGCGCTCGACGAGATCCAGTACGTCACCGGCAGCACCTCCACCAAGTGGGGAGCAGAGCGCGCCAAAGACGGCCATCCCGCGCCCTTCCCCCTCACCTACGTCGAGATCGGCAACGAGGACGAGTTCGACCACTCCCACACCTACGACGGCCGCTACACCCAGTTCTACAAGGCCATCAAGCAGCAGTACCCGCAGCTCCAGCTCATCGCCACCGCGCCCGTCACCAGCGTCCGTCCCGACGTCATCGACGACCACTTCTACCGCTCCGCGCAACAATTCTTTGAAGACGTCCACCACTACGACACCACCGACCGCAGCGGCCCCAAGACCTTCGTCGGCGAGTGGGCCACACGCGAAGGCGGCCCCACCACCAACCTCGGCGCAGCGCTCGGCGACGCCGCATGGATGACCGGCATGGAACGCAACAGCGACCAGGTCATCATGGCCAGCTACGCGCCGCTCTTCGTCAACGTCAACCCCGGCGGCATGCAGTGGTCAGGCGACCTCATCGGCTACGACGCGCTCTCGAGCTACGGCTCGCCCAGCTACTACGCGCAGGAGATGTTCTCCACCAACCTCGGCGACGAGATCCTCAACGCCAAACTCGACACCACCAACCCGCGCATCTTCGAGTCCGCAACGCTCGACTCACACAACCACCACCTCTACCTCAAGCTGGTCAACGCCTCCACTACACCGCAAACAGTCAAGATCACCCTCGACGGCGCAGCGCACGTCCACGCCACAGCAAAGGTCACAACACTCACCGGCAAGACCACCGAAGAAACAAACTCCATCACCGACCCAACCCGCATCGTCCCCCAAACCTCCAACATCACCAACGCAGCCAAAACCTTCACCCACAC
- a CDS encoding SCO family protein — MRFGRVMLGLALGGMVLGGAVYGQVFSKPLGATAQEKPSYLKGAGIVERLNQPLPLSAQFVDESGKTVALGDYFHQKPVALALVYFHCGMLCPQVLHGMAVGLKGADFTVGKDYDVVVASIDPMDKPEDAIAAKKEFLDTLGQTGPTAEAGVHFLTGEQPAITALSEATGFHFVRVPGPDGKMDQFAHSSVVMFATPEGKMSEYLAGIDYPVRDVRLALVNASHNKIATFKDLVILYCCNYVPSAGKYTVAVLRLLGFAAMLTLVGIGLMFYFLTRKRRTTGAAA; from the coding sequence TTGCGGTTTGGACGAGTGATGTTGGGGCTGGCTTTGGGTGGGATGGTTTTGGGTGGCGCGGTCTATGGACAGGTGTTTTCGAAGCCGCTGGGGGCTACAGCGCAGGAGAAGCCTTCGTATCTGAAGGGTGCGGGGATTGTGGAGCGGTTGAATCAGCCGTTGCCGCTTTCGGCGCAGTTTGTGGATGAGTCGGGCAAGACGGTTGCGCTGGGGGATTATTTTCATCAGAAGCCGGTGGCGCTGGCGCTGGTTTATTTTCACTGCGGGATGCTTTGCCCGCAGGTGCTGCATGGGATGGCGGTGGGGCTGAAGGGCGCCGACTTCACTGTGGGCAAAGACTACGACGTGGTGGTGGCGAGCATCGATCCGATGGATAAGCCGGAGGATGCGATTGCGGCGAAGAAGGAGTTTCTGGACACGCTGGGGCAGACGGGGCCGACGGCTGAGGCGGGCGTGCATTTTCTGACGGGGGAGCAGCCGGCGATTACAGCGCTAAGCGAGGCGACGGGGTTTCACTTTGTGCGCGTGCCGGGGCCGGATGGGAAGATGGACCAGTTTGCTCATTCGAGTGTGGTGATGTTTGCTACGCCCGAGGGGAAGATGTCGGAGTACCTGGCGGGGATTGATTATCCAGTGCGCGATGTGCGGCTGGCGCTGGTGAATGCTTCGCACAACAAGATTGCTACGTTCAAGGACCTGGTGATCCTGTATTGCTGCAACTATGTGCCGTCGGCGGGGAAGTACACCGTGGCGGTGCTGCGGCTGCTGGGGTTTGCGGCGATGCTGACGCTGGTGGGGATTGGGCTGATGTTCTACTTCCTGACGCGGAAGCGCCGAACGACGGGGGCGGCGGCTTAG
- a CDS encoding YdcF family protein, with product MKLFKRILLFASVILFTCVLVLYGTYITLPTHNTTATHFDTLIVLGCPAKLDGTPSPEQRERVLEAVRQYKAGVAPNIIMTGAAAHNQFVEAHVMDEFAQSQGVPASAITEEPQAQDTVQNIYYSAQIMHAQGWGSAEIISSPSHLPRAALIANTLNIDQPTLSINWSTHPAHWPPEYTLWHRLKLYTGEARSCFSLRFHGFPNSKFLPNPYMN from the coding sequence GTGAAGCTCTTCAAGCGAATCCTGCTCTTCGCCTCGGTCATCCTCTTCACCTGCGTGCTCGTCCTCTACGGCACCTACATCACGCTGCCCACGCACAACACCACAGCGACGCACTTCGACACGCTCATCGTCCTCGGCTGCCCCGCCAAGCTCGACGGCACCCCATCACCCGAGCAGCGCGAGCGCGTCCTCGAAGCCGTCCGCCAGTACAAAGCCGGCGTCGCACCCAACATCATCATGACCGGAGCCGCCGCCCACAATCAGTTCGTCGAAGCCCACGTCATGGACGAGTTCGCCCAATCGCAAGGCGTCCCCGCCTCCGCCATCACCGAAGAGCCCCAGGCCCAGGACACCGTCCAAAACATCTACTACTCCGCGCAGATCATGCACGCCCAGGGCTGGGGCTCAGCCGAAATCATCAGCAGCCCAAGCCATCTTCCCCGCGCCGCACTCATCGCCAACACGCTCAACATCGACCAGCCCACACTCTCCATCAACTGGAGCACCCACCCCGCGCACTGGCCGCCCGAATACACTCTCTGGCATCGCCTCAAGCTCTACACCGGAGAAGCCCGCAGCTGCTTCTCCCTCCGCTTCCACGGCTTCCCCAACTCCAAGTTCCTGCCCAACCCCTACATGAACTAA
- a CDS encoding DUF302 domain-containing protein produces the protein MTAQNTIQNGIISHLSPYTVPETIDRLASILQAKGMAIFARVDHSGEAAKVGLTMPPTQLLIFGNPRGGTPIMLAAPLSAIDLPLKALAWQDAAGKVWLSINDPRYLQTRFALTDEVLKPIAGLESLILQALA, from the coding sequence ATGACCGCCCAGAACACCATCCAGAACGGCATCATCTCGCACCTCAGCCCCTACACCGTCCCCGAAACCATCGACCGCCTCGCATCCATCCTCCAGGCCAAAGGCATGGCCATCTTTGCCCGCGTTGATCACAGCGGCGAAGCCGCAAAGGTCGGCCTCACCATGCCTCCCACCCAGCTCCTCATCTTCGGCAACCCACGCGGAGGCACGCCCATCATGCTCGCCGCCCCACTCTCCGCCATCGACCTCCCACTCAAAGCCCTCGCCTGGCAGGACGCCGCCGGAAAAGTCTGGCTCAGCATCAACGACCCACGCTACCTCCAAACCCGCTTCGCCCTCACCGACGAGGTCCTCAAACCCATCGCCGGTCTCGAATCTCTTATCCTGCAGGCGCTCGCCTGA
- a CDS encoding ABC transporter ATP-binding protein has product MPAETLTTAQPSTATAEPQSVVVFDHVSIRFDLKCVLEDISFTVQHGETRIILGPAGGGKSVLMKLANGLIQPDSGTIHVFGEEVSSMPESELFKLRGRIGMVFQESALFDSLSVEDNVAYRLHEEHVPEAEIHARVVEALRFVELEHAIDKFPPELSGGMRRRVSIARAIVTNPDLILYDSPTGGLDPITSTTIIDLVIKQRDVTQTTSLLITHRLQDAFLLARNRFNPKTGAIEPIPNNGIDPRTKFLVLNEGRIVFDGTTEELVHTTDPWLKDYLS; this is encoded by the coding sequence ATGCCCGCCGAAACCCTCACCACCGCGCAACCATCCACGGCAACCGCCGAGCCTCAATCCGTCGTCGTCTTCGACCACGTCTCCATCCGCTTCGACCTCAAGTGCGTCCTCGAAGACATCTCCTTCACCGTTCAGCACGGCGAGACCCGCATCATCCTCGGCCCCGCCGGCGGTGGCAAATCCGTTCTGATGAAGCTCGCCAACGGCCTCATCCAGCCCGACTCCGGCACCATCCACGTCTTCGGCGAAGAGGTCAGCTCCATGCCTGAAAGCGAACTCTTCAAGCTCCGCGGACGCATCGGCATGGTCTTTCAGGAGTCCGCCCTCTTCGACTCACTCTCCGTCGAAGACAACGTCGCCTACCGCCTCCACGAAGAGCACGTCCCCGAAGCCGAAATCCACGCTCGCGTCGTCGAGGCCCTCCGCTTCGTCGAGCTCGAGCACGCCATCGACAAGTTTCCGCCCGAGCTCTCCGGAGGCATGCGCCGCCGCGTCTCCATCGCGCGCGCCATCGTCACCAATCCCGACCTCATCCTCTACGACTCGCCCACCGGCGGCCTCGATCCCATCACCTCGACCACCATCATCGACCTCGTCATCAAGCAGCGCGACGTCACCCAGACCACGTCCCTGCTCATCACCCACCGCCTCCAGGACGCATTCCTCCTCGCCCGCAACCGCTTCAACCCGAAGACCGGCGCCATCGAACCCATCCCCAACAACGGCATCGACCCCCGCACCAAATTCCTCGTTCTCAACGAAGGCCGCATCGTCTTCGACGGCACCACCGAAGAGCTCGTCCACACCACCGACCCCTGGCTCAAAGACTATCTCTCCTGA
- a CDS encoding MlaE family ABC transporter permease, producing MPFVSPEVYAKEKIATVQDYAIMSWHAIINIFSGPRYWADIFTQMDSIGVGSMPIVVLTGFFTGCVLSLQSATTLLRFGSINLTGNLVALSMVKELGPVLTGLMVSGRNSSGMASELGSMKVTEQIDAMRALGTDPLRKLVTPRLYATVFMLFFLTIIADAVGIGGGALVSIGLLGLNASAYFHNSYQALYYADVVQGLTKPLFSGFIIATVGCFFGLRTKGGTQGVGKATTQAVVVASVFIIIVDFIVSRAMIGIFGR from the coding sequence ATGCCCTTCGTCTCGCCAGAGGTCTACGCCAAGGAAAAGATCGCGACCGTTCAGGACTACGCCATCATGTCCTGGCACGCCATCATTAATATCTTTTCCGGGCCACGCTACTGGGCCGACATCTTCACCCAAATGGACTCGATCGGCGTCGGCTCCATGCCCATCGTCGTCCTCACCGGCTTCTTCACCGGCTGCGTCCTCTCGCTGCAATCGGCAACCACACTCCTGCGGTTCGGCTCCATCAACCTCACCGGCAATCTGGTCGCGCTCTCCATGGTCAAAGAGCTCGGCCCCGTGCTCACCGGCCTCATGGTCTCCGGGCGCAACTCCTCCGGCATGGCCTCCGAGCTCGGCTCCATGAAAGTCACCGAGCAGATCGACGCCATGCGCGCCCTCGGCACCGACCCACTGCGCAAGCTCGTCACACCGCGCCTCTACGCGACCGTCTTCATGCTCTTCTTCCTCACCATCATCGCCGACGCTGTCGGCATCGGCGGCGGCGCACTGGTCAGCATCGGCCTGCTTGGCCTCAACGCCTCCGCCTACTTCCACAACTCCTACCAGGCGCTGTACTACGCGGACGTCGTCCAGGGCCTCACCAAACCGCTCTTCTCCGGATTCATCATCGCCACCGTCGGCTGCTTCTTCGGCCTCAGGACCAAAGGCGGCACGCAGGGCGTCGGTAAAGCCACCACGCAGGCCGTCGTCGTCGCCTCCGTCTTCATCATCATCGTCGACTTCATCGTCAGCCGCGCGATGATCGGCATCTTCGGCAGGTGA
- a CDS encoding zinc-dependent alcohol dehydrogenase encodes MSREMTAAVLYGKEDLRLEQVDVPRPAAGELLVRVEAALTCGTDLKVYRRGYHAMMLKPPIPFGHELAGVVEEVGAGVAAFRVGDRVVALNSAPCDACFFCTHGQQNLCEDLLFNNGTYAEFIRIPARIVEKNTLRIPDGVLFEHAALTEPLACVVRGLEESGAKAGDTMVVIGAGPIGLMFMDVARSAGVRVIAVVKRADQVETARLFGAAEVVRLDEVEDVIAATRALTPAGRGADVVIEAVATPMTWEWAVEMVRKGGVVNFFGGPPSGTKVGLDTNRLHYGDITLKASFHHTPATCRTAFELVTSGKLKCAEYITGRVGLDAVPAVFARMMTRNGSSREIKTAVFPHGVPAEVTR; translated from the coding sequence ATGAGCAGAGAGATGACGGCAGCAGTGCTGTATGGCAAGGAAGACCTGCGGCTGGAGCAGGTGGACGTGCCGCGTCCGGCGGCGGGCGAGCTGCTGGTGAGGGTGGAGGCGGCGCTGACTTGCGGGACGGATTTGAAGGTGTATCGGCGTGGGTATCACGCGATGATGCTGAAGCCGCCGATTCCGTTTGGGCATGAGCTGGCCGGCGTGGTGGAAGAGGTTGGAGCGGGTGTGGCGGCGTTTCGCGTGGGCGATCGGGTTGTTGCGCTGAATTCGGCGCCTTGCGATGCGTGCTTTTTCTGCACGCATGGGCAGCAGAATCTGTGCGAGGACCTGCTCTTCAACAATGGGACGTATGCCGAGTTCATACGGATTCCGGCGCGGATTGTGGAGAAGAACACGCTGCGGATTCCAGATGGCGTTTTGTTTGAACATGCCGCGTTGACGGAGCCGCTGGCATGCGTGGTTCGCGGGTTGGAAGAGAGCGGCGCGAAGGCTGGCGACACGATGGTGGTGATTGGCGCGGGGCCGATTGGGCTGATGTTTATGGATGTGGCGCGGAGTGCGGGCGTGCGCGTGATTGCCGTGGTGAAGCGCGCGGACCAGGTGGAGACGGCGCGGCTGTTTGGCGCGGCGGAGGTTGTTCGCCTGGATGAGGTGGAGGATGTGATTGCTGCGACGCGCGCGCTGACTCCTGCGGGGCGTGGGGCGGATGTGGTGATTGAGGCTGTGGCTACTCCGATGACGTGGGAGTGGGCGGTCGAGATGGTGCGCAAGGGTGGTGTGGTGAATTTCTTTGGCGGGCCGCCGAGTGGGACCAAGGTGGGTCTGGATACGAATCGGCTGCACTATGGAGACATTACGCTGAAGGCGAGTTTTCACCATACGCCCGCGACCTGCCGGACTGCGTTCGAGCTGGTGACGAGCGGGAAGCTGAAGTGTGCGGAGTACATTACGGGGCGGGTTGGGCTGGATGCGGTCCCGGCGGTGTTCGCGCGCATGATGACGAGGAATGGAAGCTCGCGCGAGATTAAGACGGCGGTGTTTCCGCATGGCGTGCCGGCTGAGGTGACGCGATGA
- the hpnC gene encoding squalene synthase HpnC: MSDTSVAQHALLGAPTEYLTPLERPTLQEAQAWCKRLTTSHYENFHVVTWFLPRAVRQHFESLYAYCRVADDLGDEVESPTIALRLLDEWGSMLDECYDTPQRSMHPVFVALHETVKACGLPRQLFHDLLHAFRMDQVKTVYNTWDELLEYSRYSANPVGRLVLWICGYKDEPRALLSDKVCTALQLANFWQDVVEDAERGRRYIPAESMERFGVEDGQLAGRVFTPGFCAMMEDLVVRTRAMLREGRPVSAEVDHELAVTLDLFGKGGEAILDGIAAEHFDVLRGRPVVSKTKKLWLLAGALAGKMRVRKAR; this comes from the coding sequence ATGAGCGACACAAGTGTGGCGCAGCATGCGCTGCTGGGCGCGCCGACCGAGTATCTGACTCCGCTGGAGCGGCCGACGCTTCAGGAGGCGCAGGCGTGGTGCAAGAGGCTGACTACGTCGCACTATGAGAACTTCCATGTGGTGACGTGGTTTCTGCCGCGCGCGGTGAGGCAGCACTTCGAGAGCCTGTATGCGTACTGCCGGGTGGCGGACGACCTGGGCGATGAGGTGGAGAGTCCGACGATTGCGCTGCGGCTGCTGGATGAGTGGGGGTCGATGCTGGATGAGTGCTACGACACGCCGCAGCGGTCGATGCATCCGGTGTTTGTTGCACTGCATGAGACGGTGAAGGCGTGCGGGCTTCCGCGCCAGTTGTTTCATGACCTGCTGCATGCGTTTCGCATGGACCAGGTGAAGACGGTGTACAACACGTGGGATGAGTTGCTCGAGTACTCGCGCTACTCGGCGAACCCGGTGGGGCGGCTGGTGCTCTGGATCTGCGGATACAAGGATGAGCCACGAGCATTGCTCTCGGACAAGGTGTGCACGGCGCTGCAGTTGGCGAACTTCTGGCAGGATGTGGTGGAAGATGCGGAGCGCGGGCGACGGTATATTCCGGCGGAGTCGATGGAGCGATTTGGCGTGGAGGATGGGCAGCTTGCAGGGCGCGTGTTTACACCGGGGTTTTGCGCGATGATGGAGGACCTGGTTGTGCGCACGCGCGCGATGCTGCGTGAAGGCCGTCCGGTAAGTGCTGAAGTTGATCACGAACTGGCGGTGACGCTGGACCTGTTCGGCAAAGGCGGCGAGGCGATTCTGGATGGCATTGCGGCGGAGCATTTTGATGTACTGCGCGGCAGGCCGGTGGTGTCGAAGACGAAGAAGCTCTGGCTGCTGGCGGGCGCGTTGGCGGGCAAGATGCGCGTGAGGAAAGCCCGTTGA
- a CDS encoding phytoene/squalene synthase family protein: MTTSQAYSVCRAIAKREAKNFYYAFRVLPQHKSDAMCAVYAFMRRADDISDDESMPIDERRVVMREWVEQWRAARQSGVTDDPVFFALNDTQRRFAIPDALLEELVEGTTMDLEPRAEGAGEVQTCADFAELYRYCYLVASVVGLVCIRIFGYTDKRAEKLAEETGIAFQLTNILRDVKEDVERGRVYLPLDRMAAHGVTVERVKELAAGAAMKDNDRAVLEEMAARAEIYYGSANELMPLIDADSRAALWVLAMIYYDLLMKIRVKKCDVFSARVRVPTTGKLVLLARGALMAMRNRRSR, from the coding sequence TTGACCACAAGCCAGGCCTATTCTGTTTGCCGTGCGATCGCAAAGCGGGAGGCGAAGAATTTTTACTACGCCTTTCGTGTGTTGCCGCAGCATAAGAGCGACGCGATGTGCGCGGTGTATGCGTTTATGCGTAGGGCCGACGACATCTCTGATGATGAGTCGATGCCGATTGACGAGCGCAGAGTGGTGATGCGTGAGTGGGTGGAGCAGTGGCGCGCGGCGCGGCAGAGTGGCGTTACGGATGATCCGGTGTTCTTTGCGCTGAATGATACGCAGCGGCGGTTTGCGATTCCGGATGCGCTGCTGGAGGAGTTGGTCGAGGGCACGACGATGGATTTGGAGCCTCGTGCTGAGGGCGCAGGCGAGGTGCAGACGTGTGCGGACTTTGCTGAGCTGTATCGGTACTGCTACCTGGTGGCTTCGGTGGTGGGGCTGGTGTGCATTCGGATCTTTGGCTACACAGACAAGCGCGCGGAGAAGCTGGCGGAGGAGACGGGCATCGCGTTTCAGTTGACGAATATTCTGCGCGATGTGAAGGAAGATGTGGAGCGCGGGCGCGTGTATCTTCCTCTGGACAGGATGGCTGCGCACGGCGTGACGGTGGAGCGGGTGAAGGAGTTGGCTGCTGGCGCTGCGATGAAAGACAACGATCGCGCGGTGTTGGAGGAGATGGCGGCGCGGGCGGAGATATATTATGGCTCGGCGAATGAGCTGATGCCGCTGATTGATGCGGACAGCCGCGCGGCGTTGTGGGTGTTGGCGATGATTTACTACGACCTGCTGATGAAGATTCGCGTGAAGAAGTGCGATGTATTCTCGGCGCGGGTGCGGGTGCCGACGACAGGCAAGCTGGTGCTGCTGGCGCGTGGGGCGTTGATGGCGATGCGGAACAGGCGGAGCCGTTGA
- the hpnE gene encoding hydroxysqualene dehydroxylase HpnE, protein MRCILGAGAGADDRQAGAAGAWGVDGDAEQAEPLKNTQQCDVIVVGAGPAGLAAAAALAGAGRSVTLLERKPYVGGRAYSYEHPALGEVVDSQHVLVGCCTNLIELTNEAGSAGKVRWYDEQTFLEPGGVASRIAVSGLPAPLHFAPSFAAMSMLGWKDKLGMARGLMEFFRGYPLDDSESVEAWLKRTGQTARSIRHFWKPILMATLNDGIQNCSTRYAGKIFHELFIKSSAGGLLGIPTVPLSEFYGDVARLIEARGGTVRLRASVEGMEQLPGGGWRVGVADADYVAGAVILAIPFEQAQRLLPAVQLVSGEAERAVLEEKMARQVHSPLTSVLLWFDREITDLDHAWLLDTTIEWFFHKSRIRGYAPEKGSYVELVIAGSKAQLQMTREEILSSALRELAMFFPEVKTAKVVKSGVLKEARATFSVMPGLDAFRPAQRTAWPGLFLAGDWTETEWPSTMEGGVRSGRLAAGEVVGERMRFMAPEIPASGLMRWFSRG, encoded by the coding sequence GTGCGATGTATTCTCGGCGCGGGTGCGGGTGCCGACGACAGGCAAGCTGGTGCTGCTGGCGCGTGGGGCGTTGATGGCGATGCGGAACAGGCGGAGCCGTTGAAGAATACGCAGCAGTGCGACGTAATCGTCGTGGGCGCGGGGCCTGCGGGGCTTGCGGCTGCGGCGGCGTTGGCTGGTGCGGGCAGGAGCGTGACTTTGCTGGAGCGCAAGCCTTATGTGGGTGGGCGTGCGTATTCGTATGAGCATCCGGCGCTGGGCGAGGTGGTGGATTCGCAGCATGTGCTGGTGGGTTGCTGCACGAACCTGATTGAGTTGACGAATGAGGCGGGAAGCGCGGGGAAGGTTCGCTGGTACGACGAGCAGACGTTTCTGGAGCCGGGCGGAGTCGCGAGCAGGATTGCGGTGAGCGGATTGCCGGCGCCGCTGCACTTTGCGCCGAGCTTTGCGGCGATGTCGATGCTCGGGTGGAAGGACAAGCTGGGGATGGCTCGGGGGCTGATGGAGTTCTTTCGTGGCTATCCGCTGGATGACTCGGAGAGTGTGGAGGCGTGGCTTAAGAGGACGGGGCAGACGGCGCGCTCGATTCGGCATTTCTGGAAGCCGATTCTGATGGCGACTCTGAATGATGGGATTCAGAACTGCTCGACGCGCTATGCGGGGAAGATCTTTCATGAGCTGTTTATCAAGTCTTCGGCGGGTGGGCTGCTGGGGATTCCGACGGTTCCGCTGAGTGAGTTTTATGGGGACGTGGCGCGGCTGATTGAGGCGCGGGGTGGGACTGTTCGGCTGCGGGCGAGTGTTGAGGGGATGGAGCAGTTGCCGGGTGGCGGCTGGCGCGTGGGTGTTGCGGATGCGGATTATGTGGCTGGGGCGGTGATCCTGGCGATTCCGTTTGAGCAGGCGCAGCGGTTGTTGCCTGCGGTCCAGTTAGTGAGCGGTGAGGCGGAGCGTGCGGTGCTTGAGGAGAAGATGGCGCGGCAGGTGCATTCGCCGCTGACTTCGGTGCTGCTCTGGTTTGATCGCGAGATTACGGACCTCGATCACGCGTGGCTGCTCGATACGACGATTGAGTGGTTCTTTCACAAGTCGCGGATTCGTGGGTATGCGCCGGAGAAGGGAAGCTACGTTGAGTTGGTGATTGCGGGCTCGAAGGCGCAGTTGCAGATGACGCGGGAGGAGATACTTTCGTCGGCGCTGCGGGAGCTGGCGATGTTCTTTCCTGAAGTGAAGACGGCGAAGGTGGTGAAGAGCGGCGTGCTGAAGGAGGCGCGCGCGACGTTTTCGGTGATGCCGGGGCTCGATGCGTTTCGGCCGGCGCAGAGGACGGCGTGGCCGGGGCTGTTTCTTGCGGGGGATTGGACCGAGACGGAGTGGCCTTCGACGATGGAGGGTGGGGTGCGCAGCGGCAGGCTGGCGGCGGGTGAGGTTGTCGGCGAGCGGATGCGGTTTATGGCGCCGGAGATTCCGGCGAGCGGATTGATGCGGTGGTTCAGTCGCGGATAA
- a CDS encoding EamA family transporter yields the protein MKHALKPSQYAILVAVMLTASVGDTLLSHGMSQIGPVDLHHLGLLFRALANPYIISGIVLLIGFFASYMTALSWADLTFVMPATAFGYVVVALLSRFWLHEHLSLYRWAGILLIVCAVGFVAGGPSRTDHEPTHHELDVMDSGAGR from the coding sequence ATGAAGCACGCACTCAAGCCCTCCCAATACGCCATCCTCGTCGCCGTCATGCTCACCGCATCGGTCGGCGACACGCTGCTCTCGCACGGCATGAGCCAGATCGGCCCCGTCGATCTCCACCACCTCGGCCTGCTCTTTCGCGCGCTCGCCAATCCCTACATCATCTCCGGCATCGTGCTGCTCATCGGCTTCTTCGCCAGCTACATGACCGCGCTCAGTTGGGCCGACCTCACCTTCGTGATGCCCGCCACAGCCTTCGGCTACGTCGTCGTCGCGCTGCTCAGCCGCTTCTGGCTGCACGAGCATCTCTCGCTCTATCGCTGGGCCGGCATTCTGCTCATCGTCTGCGCCGTAGGCTTCGTCGCAGGCGGTCCATCCCGCACCGACCACGAGCCCACGCACCACGAACTCGACGTCATGGACTCAGGAGCAGGCCGCTGA